A genomic segment from Candidatus Eremiobacterota bacterium encodes:
- a CDS encoding magnesium transporter, with amino-acid sequence MAVTAFHEGFVSELVGRPAAVARDGARETVGKIADFVVEHPEDTFPRIDAVIVKTRDGVLAAPIAEVAELDDDGVVLSAPPKIVRPPDDEALYLVKDLFDKQIVDVDGHKVVRINDLEIAQTAGSLRVVAADVGVAGLLRRLGARRLAPGLMARIPRSLIAWDNVAPLHDLNPGQVQLSVSHHRLSRMRASDLADIISELSSQDAARVVRSLDDEQAADALEHLDADTQRSIIDDLGTERAADIIEEMDSDDAADLLAELPEERQEELLAEMDAETAEDLRELVAYAEDTAGGLMTTDYVWIYPHRTVAATIAKIRQIAPETEFIYYLYVTDQSEKLLGVLSLRTLLLSAPDATIHTVMDTDIVSVRPDTAAEDVTATIARYDLLACPVTDERGTMLGIVTVDDAIDAIIPERLTKQLPRFTKRAQRRRAEAAS; translated from the coding sequence ATGGCGGTGACCGCGTTCCACGAAGGATTCGTCTCCGAGCTGGTCGGCCGTCCGGCGGCGGTCGCGCGCGACGGCGCGCGTGAAACGGTCGGCAAGATCGCCGACTTCGTCGTCGAGCACCCCGAGGACACGTTCCCGCGGATCGACGCGGTGATCGTGAAGACGCGCGACGGCGTCCTCGCCGCGCCGATCGCCGAAGTCGCCGAGCTCGACGACGACGGCGTCGTGCTGAGCGCGCCGCCCAAGATCGTGCGCCCGCCCGACGACGAGGCGCTCTACCTGGTGAAAGATCTGTTCGACAAGCAGATCGTCGACGTCGACGGACACAAGGTCGTGCGCATCAACGACTTGGAGATCGCGCAGACCGCGGGGTCGCTGCGCGTCGTCGCCGCCGACGTCGGCGTTGCGGGTCTGTTGCGCCGGCTGGGCGCGCGGCGGCTGGCGCCGGGGCTGATGGCGCGCATTCCGCGCTCGCTCATCGCGTGGGACAACGTCGCGCCGCTGCACGACCTCAATCCCGGCCAAGTGCAATTGTCGGTCTCGCACCACCGCCTCTCGCGGATGCGTGCGTCCGACCTCGCCGACATCATCAGCGAGCTGTCGTCGCAGGACGCCGCGCGCGTCGTGCGCTCCCTCGACGACGAACAGGCTGCCGACGCCCTCGAGCACCTCGACGCCGACACACAGCGCTCGATCATCGACGACCTCGGAACCGAGCGCGCTGCCGACATCATCGAAGAGATGGACTCGGACGACGCGGCGGACTTGCTGGCCGAGCTCCCCGAGGAACGGCAAGAAGAGCTGCTCGCCGAGATGGACGCCGAGACCGCGGAGGACCTGCGCGAGCTCGTCGCCTACGCCGAGGACACCGCCGGCGGCTTGATGACGACCGACTACGTGTGGATCTATCCGCACCGCACGGTCGCGGCGACGATCGCGAAGATCCGGCAGATCGCGCCCGAAACCGAGTTCATCTACTACCTGTACGTGACCGATCAGTCGGAGAAGCTGCTGGGCGTGCTGTCGCTGCGCACGCTGCTGCTCTCCGCACCCGATGCGACGATCCACACCGTGATGGACACCGACATCGTCTCGGTGCGTCCCGATACGGCGGCCGAAGACGTCACGGCGACGATCGCGCGCTACGATCTGCTCGCGTGCCCGGTGACGGACGAGCGCGGCACGATGCTCGGCATCGTCACGGTCGACGACGCGATCGACGCGATCATCCCCGAACGTCTCACCAAGCAGCTGCCGCGCTTCACGAAACGCG